In Campylobacterota bacterium, the sequence TGGATATTGTTGAACAGGAGCGAGCGGTTGTCGACGCGGTGCTGGTAGAGGAACGTATGGGGTTTCATGTTCCGAAGGACGGTCGTATTGTAATAATAGGCGTTCGAACAGCGTCCGATAAAGAGGAACGAAAAGAGGAGTTTGATACGGGGATTTTCGAAAATCTCGCTGGGCTGCGCGAGGAAAGTGAGGCCGAATTTTTTGAGGTTTACCAGATCGAAGATGTAGAAAATAAAATCTTCGAATTTCGCGTGGAACCCTTCGACGTTGGCGATATCCTGCATGAAATAGTAATAGTTGTCGAGAAGCTCGCGTTTTTGCATCATCCGTGAGAGCTTACTCTTGATGTCGCGCTTGCTGGCAAAATACGAGGGGTTGACGGCCATGTAGATGTTTTTGCGTTCACCGATCGCGGCATCGACGGCGGCATCAAACGCATCGCTTTCGTCAAAGCGCATGTAGTGGAATTCACTGCCGTGTTTGAAACGCTCTTCGATCTGGTCGATTTCCGGATCGGAAAAGTCGAGGTAAAGGGTCGGGATACCGTTGTCGATGACGAATTCGCGGATTTTGTTGGCCAGATGGGTTTTCCCCGAACCCGGTTCAGCCAGGATCAGCGTGTTTTCACGCAAGACGCGGTCGTGCAGTTCAAGGTTGGCAATCGAGTTTTTAAATTTTCCGATTTTTCGTTTCATGGTCGTATCCGGTGGATGAAATAATTATAAAAGCGAGTATAGCCAAATAAAGATAAATGGCCCGAATCGGGGAGGCACGGCTGCGCCTATTGCCACCGCTCTTGCGTTATCGTAACATCCCCCGCATCCGAATGAAGACTCATTTCGCCGTCGCTGACCGTAGCGGAAAGACGCATCGAGCGGCCGTAGAGTTTTTCGATCTCCCCGGCGTCGAGATGGATGATTTGCAGATTCCTGAACCGCGCGAACGTACTCCCGTTTTGACGCCACCACGCACTCGCGGCCTTGGCGTTATAGGTGTAGACGATGACCTTCTCGCTCCGTCCGCACGCTTTGCGCAGCCGCTTCTCGTCCACCTGCCCCAGATCGATCCACAGTTGTATGTCCCCGCCGTAATCCTTCTCCCACAAATCGGGTTCGTCTTCCCCCCCGATCCCCTTGGTGATTACCAGACGCTCGGTTGCGTTGAAGGCGAAAGCGACGAGACGCATCATCAGCCGTTCGTCGGTCTCGGAAGGGTGCTGCGCAATCGTGAGATCGTGCGTTTCGTAGTAGTTGCGGTCCATATCGGCGATGTTGAGCTGGACTTTGCAGATGGTCGAACCGGCGGCCATAGGTACTCCTTGGATAAAACGGAACTATGGCATAACGGGGCTTAGAAGACCTCGCTTCACGGAAAAATGTGATCGATTCGTATAATTGCGACAAACTGTTTAAATATTAATCATAAAACTGATTTTATTATCAAAAACAATCTCTATACTTTTAAGACTTAAAAATCCGAAAAGGAGCTTTCGATGAAATTCGCTGATTTTAAAAAGGAAGGACACTGGCCGACGCTGCTCGCCGCCTTTCTCTATTTCGACTTTAGTTTCATGATGTGGACGATGTTGGGGCCATTGGCCACCGAGATCAACGAATCACTCACCTCTCGCGGTTTTGCCATGAACGACGACCAGACGGCGACACTCCTCGCCGTTCCGGTACTGGCGGGGGCGATTTTACGACTAGTGCTAGGAATTTTCGTCGATAAATTCGGACCCAAAAAAACCGCGTTGGTATCACAGATGATCGTTATCGCTACCCTCTTTTATGGGTATTTGAATGCCGAAACAATCAGTTATGATGAGTTGTTGTTCGTCGCTTTGGGTCTGGGATTCGCAGGTGCGTCATTCGCCGTTGCCCTCCCCCAAGCGGGACAATGGTACCCTCCCCGTCTGCAGGGAACGGTTCTGGGGATCGCGGGTGCGGGCAACATCGGTGTCGTCATCGACTTTTTGTTCGCTCCGAAAATCGCCGAAATCTGGGGGTGGCCGTCAGTCTTTCTCGTCGGCGGAGTACTATCGTTCATCGTCCTCATCGCCTATGTGTTCATGGCCAAAGACGCTCCCTCATCGGTGTATAAAGCCAACCCGAAAAAATTGGGGGACTATCTGAAACTCATGCGCGATCGCGATACGTGGTGGTTCAACCTCTTTTATGCCGTCAGTTTCGGAGGATTTATCGGCTTCGCCAACTACATGAAAGTCTATCTGATGAATACCTATGAACCGGAGATGAGCGCATTCGGTCTGAATGTGATGGACGAGGGGAACGTCAAAGTGATCGCCGGCTATTTCGGAGCGCTCTGTATCTTTGCCGGTGCGTTGCTTCGTCCGGTGGGCGGTGCCGTTGCCGATAAAATGGGGGGGGTTAAATCGCTTTATGTGTTTTACGGTAGTATCATCGTATTGGCGTTCGTCAGTGCTTTTGTCAGCCTGCCGTTTTGGGCAGCGATTGTGGTGATGTTTCTCATCATGGCGAATCTGGGGATGGCGAACGGTTCCGTGTTCCAGCTCGTCCCTCAGCGTTTCGGCAAAGACATCGGTGTCATGACGGGTCTGATCGGGATGGCAGGCGGTTTGGGCGGAACGGCGCTCATCAAAACGTTCGGATGGTCACAGGGAGCGTATGAGGGCTATACCGCCGGATTTATCATCTTTGCGGTGATGACCATGGTGGCTATTAGCGGAATCAGTCTGGTGAAAACACGATGGCGCACCACATGGGGCGCGGTGTCAGGAGCAAGAATCTAACCATGTTGAAACTTCACGCTTCCGAATTCATCCTCCCCAAAGACGCCACCACAGGCGATGATGCCTGCGGATACGGCATCATCGATAATACGCTGATGGTGAGCGTATTGTGCGACGGGGTCGGAAGTGCCGCACGCGGGGGAACCGCTGCGAGGCAATGCGTCAAATTTTTCCTCGATCAGTTCAAAAACCGTCCCCGTGCGTGGGATATCCCCAAAACGATGGAGGTTTTTACCCGCCACATCAACAGCCTCCTGTTCAAAGAATCGATGACCCAATACGGAAAAATCGAGCTCCTCACGACACTCTGCCTCGCCATTATCGAGGGGGAAAATCTCTATACCCTCAATCTGGGTGACTCGCGCATCTATCTCCTCAAAAAGAACGGTGAGTTTATCCAGCTAAGCGATGATCACACCATGGATGAGGAATACCTCTCCCATGTCCTCACCTCTGCCTGCGGTCTGAGCGAAAACATCGATCCGGCTATCCGAACGACAACGATCGAGGCGGGGGATACGCTGGTGCTGTGCAGTGACGGCGTTTACACTCTTCTGGAAGAATCCGATTTTAGAGATCTGATCCAAAAGGGGCTGGGAGCCAGCACCATCATCCACAATGCCGCCCAAACCAGCGAACCGAAAAATCGGGATGACATGGCGTTGCAACTTTTTCGTATCGAGAGCCTCGATCCTCTCCACGCTATGAAAAACTCCCCTTTGCCGATCCCTAAAACGCTTGATGAAGGGCAAATCATCGACGGTTATACCCTCATATCACCGATGATGGAACATCGCCGTATTTGGAAAGTGCTCAAAGACTCGGAAATGTATGTGATGAAATTCCCCCTCAACGATGATGAAGACTCCCTCGATGCCTTTGTCCGCGAAGCGTGGTACGCCAAACAGATCAGCCACAAAGCGTTCCCTCATGCATGGGTGCCGGAACATCGAAGTATGCGCTATTATCTGATGGAACGGGTGGAGGGGATAAATCTCAAAGAGTATCTCAAAAATCGTACCCTTTCGGTCGATAACGCAATCGAACTGGGAAAATTTCTCCACCGCGCCGAAGCCCATCTCCTCCATTTGGGTCTCGTACACGGCGATATCAAGCCCGATAATATCCTCGTCTATCAACGAGACGGCGAAGCGGGAGTCCACTATAAAATGGTCGATTTCGGTTCCGTCGTCGAGATTTTTTCGCAGAACTCCCGTGCGGGAACCCCCACCTACATCGCGCCGGAACGCTTCAGCGGCAGTGTTATCAACGAATCAAGCGAAATTTTCTCGATCGGAGTCACCCTCTATTGGGCGCTTACGGCACATTTTCCTTACGGAGAGATCGAACCTTTCCAGAATCCTACATTTAAAACTCCAAAACGCCCCTCCAAGCTCAACAGCAATATCCCGTTGTGGCTCGATTCGGTGATTATGCGCTCTATCGCTATCTCACCCGATCAGCGCTATCGCCATTATTCCGAACTGTTCTACGATCTGAAAGATCCCCAAAAAGTCAAACCCTATTTCAGTTCCTCCACACCGCTTATCGAGCGTTCTCCGGTGACTTTTTATAAAATCGGATTTATAATTCTGTTAATGTTAGAGATTATCACCTTTTATCTCTACGTCACCAAATAAAAGGTTTTCAATGCTCTCTTCCGCCTGCCAAGATACGATCCGTGCCGCCGTATGGCTCTCTACGAAAGAAAAAGGGGAATTTCATCGTATTCAAGTGATCAGTGAAGCATTGGATTTGCCGTTTCATTTTTTGGCAAAATCACTTCAAAAGCTGGTTCATGCGGGGATTTTGATCTCACAACGCGGAGCCGCTGGGGGGGTAACCCTCGCCAAAGAAGCTTCCGATATCACCCTCATCTCCATTATCGAAGCGGTGGACGGTACCGTCTTTTTTGATAACTGTGTACTGGGGATCGGAGAGTGCGAAGCCGAAAAGCCGTGCGCGCTTCATGCCCAATGGGACGTTTGGCGCCAGGAGATGCTGGAAATGTACAGTGCGATGCGCCTCTCGGAAATCACCGACGACGTACTGCTGCGAAAAGTCAAACGGATATAACTCTCCTACTGTTTTTCCAAAACATTTAAACATACAATAAATTGATTATTTTTTAATCATTTTATTGTTTCTATTTCGGACTTTTTACTCTACAATTATTTCAGACAAAATAGTCTTAATATGGAGTGTCTCATGAATACCTTGAATGTTTTAGGGAAAAGTGCATTAATGTTGTCAATGGCTGCGGTGATGGCTATCGCTGCTCCGGAGAAAAAAGAGGTTAAAATCGGCTTCATCGCTCTCACTGACTGTGCACCGATCGTCATCGCCAAAGAAAAAGGTTTTTTTGCCAAACAGGGCCTTAATGTAGACGTCGTCAAAGAAGGCGGCGGATGGGCCGGTATCCAGCAAAAAGTGATCAGCGGTGAGTACGATTACTCTCATGCGCTTGCAGGCATGCCGCTGGCGGCATCCGTCGGGATCAGCGGAAATACGCCGATGTATGCCCTCCTCTCTTTGGACTATAACGGCAATGCGATCACGTTTGGCAACAAAGTGATCGATGAAATGGAGAAATACGGCCTGGATACCGTCAAACGCCCGGTCAGCTCGGCATCACTCAAAAAACTGATCGATGCGAAACGGGCCGCCGAGGGGGCAAAATACAAGCCGCTCGAGTTCGGTATGGTATTTCCGGTCTCTACCCACAACTATGAGATCCGTTACTGGATGTCAGCCAACGGAATCGATCCCGATGCCGATACAACTCTGAAAGTCGTTCCGCCGCCGCAAATGGTTGCCAACCTCCAAGCCGGCAACATTGACGGTTATTGTGTCGGTGAACCATGGAACGAGCGTGCCGTTATGGCAAACCTGGGTTCATCCCTCGTCACCAACTACGATATCTGGAACAATAATCCCGAAAAAGTTCTGATGTCGACCAAAGCATTTGCGGATAAAAATCCAGAAACGACCCAAGCTGTCATGAGAGCGATCATCGAAGCGCAAAAATGGCTCGATGCCTCATGGAACAACCGCAAAGAAGCCTCTGCAATCCTCTCAAAAAAAGAGTATGTCAACGCTCCGAAAGATGTCATCGACAACTCCATGACCGGAACCTTTCAGTATCTTAAAGGCAAACCGACCGAACCGAATCCGATGTTCAACGTCTTCGCCAACTACTATGCGGCATACCCGTACTACAGCCACGGCATGTGGTTCCTGACTCAAATGGTCCGATGGGGGCAGATCACCAAGCCTATCGATATGAAAAAGACGGTCGAAGCGGTCTATCGTCCCGATCTCTTTGCCAAAGCGGCAAAATCAGTCGGATACAGTCTCCCGCCATCCCCATGGAAAATCGATGGGAAAGATCCGTTCAACAAATTCGTTGACGGGAAAATCTTCGATCCCAACCGTGCGGTGGATTATATCTATGACAACAAAGTCAACCATGCCAAAGTGACCAAAGCCGCAATGATGAAAGCAAACAACTGGAAAGTCAAAACGGCTCAGCCGACCTACGTTTGCCCTTATGGGCCGGCGGGATGTGCCAGCCCGAAATATGTCAAATAAAAAATAGCACTCACAAGGGATAAACCATGAATTCCAAAGCAATTGAGCTGATGAAGCGGATCGTTCTTCCGCTCATTCTACTGGCGGTCATCATCGCCGGATGGTCGGCATTGGCCAGCCAGGTCGATCAGTTCCCGACCCCGAGCGATACCTATGATGTCGCCAAAGAGGTATTCGCCGACCCGTTCTATGTCAACAACGAAGATGACAAAGGGATCGGATGGCAGGTTCTCAACTCGCTCGAGCGGGTATTTGGCGGATTTGCCTTGGCGATTCTCATCGGAGTCCCTCTGGGTCTTTTGATCGGGATGAGCGAAAACGCCTTTATTGCATTGAACCCGTATATTCAAATATTAAAACCGGTTTCCCCGCTGGCCTGGCTTCCGCTACTGCTGTTCGTCTTTAAGGACATTAACCTCACAGCGATCAGTACGATTTTTATCACCTCGATCTGGCCGATCATCATCAATACGGCTCTGGGGGTCAGAAGCGTCAGCCTGGATTACCTAAACGTCGCGCGTGTCCTGCAGTTTTCGCCGCTCGAGAAAGTATTTCAGATCATTCTCCCCGTCGCCGTACCGTTTATCTTTACGGGGATGCGCCTCTCACTAGGCATCGCATGGCTGGTCATCGTCGCGGCGGAAATGCTCACGGGGGGAATCGGTATCGGTTTCTGGATTTGGGATGAATACAACAATCTGAACTACCACTCGATCATCATCGGGATCGCGATCGTCGGTATCGTCGGTCTGATACTCGATTCGATCATGGGGCTGATCGCCAATTTCTTTGATTATCGCAAACGGGGAATACAATGAGTGCAAAACCATTTTTGAAAATCGACAACGTCGATAAAATCTTCCCTCTGGGGGGAGGAAAAGAGTATGTCGCACTGCGCAATGTACAAATCGATATCCGCGAAAACGAGATCATCAGCATCATCGGGCACTCCGGATGCGGCAAATCGACGATTCTGAATCTCATCGCGGGTCTTGATTCGATCACCAACGGAACGATCCTTCTGGAGGGTCAGCATATTAAAGCCCCCGGACCGGAACGTGCCGTGGTGTTTCAGAACCATTCGCTTCTGCCATGGCTCACCGTCTATCAGAACATCGAAATGGCGGTCAAAAAAGTACTCGGCGATGACCTGAGCCCGCAGGAACTGCGTGAACATGTCACCAAATACGTCGACATGGTCAACCTCACCCATGCAAAAGACAAATATCCCGGCGAGATCAGCGGCGGGATGAAACAGCGTGTCGGGATCGCCCGCGCGCTGGCGATTGAACCCAAAGTACTCCTGATGGATGAGCCTTTCGGGGCTCTGGATTCGCTCACACGGGCGAATCTTCAAGACCATCTCATGCGTATCCAGATGCAAACGGGCAATACCGTCGTCATCATCACCCACGATGTCGACGAAGCGGTGTTGCTATCC encodes:
- a CDS encoding YaeQ family protein, whose protein sequence is MAAGSTICKVQLNIADMDRNYYETHDLTIAQHPSETDERLMMRLVAFAFNATERLVITKGIGGEDEPDLWEKDYGGDIQLWIDLGQVDEKRLRKACGRSEKVIVYTYNAKAASAWWRQNGSTFARFRNLQIIHLDAGEIEKLYGRSMRLSATVSDGEMSLHSDAGDVTITQERWQ
- the ntrB gene encoding nitrate ABC transporter permease — translated: MNSKAIELMKRIVLPLILLAVIIAGWSALASQVDQFPTPSDTYDVAKEVFADPFYVNNEDDKGIGWQVLNSLERVFGGFALAILIGVPLGLLIGMSENAFIALNPYIQILKPVSPLAWLPLLLFVFKDINLTAISTIFITSIWPIIINTALGVRSVSLDYLNVARVLQFSPLEKVFQIILPVAVPFIFTGMRLSLGIAWLVIVAAEMLTGGIGIGFWIWDEYNNLNYHSIIIGIAIVGIVGLILDSIMGLIANFFDYRKRGIQ
- a CDS encoding nitrate/nitrite transporter, which gives rise to MKFADFKKEGHWPTLLAAFLYFDFSFMMWTMLGPLATEINESLTSRGFAMNDDQTATLLAVPVLAGAILRLVLGIFVDKFGPKKTALVSQMIVIATLFYGYLNAETISYDELLFVALGLGFAGASFAVALPQAGQWYPPRLQGTVLGIAGAGNIGVVIDFLFAPKIAEIWGWPSVFLVGGVLSFIVLIAYVFMAKDAPSSVYKANPKKLGDYLKLMRDRDTWWFNLFYAVSFGGFIGFANYMKVYLMNTYEPEMSAFGLNVMDEGNVKVIAGYFGALCIFAGALLRPVGGAVADKMGGVKSLYVFYGSIIVLAFVSAFVSLPFWAAIVVMFLIMANLGMANGSVFQLVPQRFGKDIGVMTGLIGMAGGLGGTALIKTFGWSQGAYEGYTAGFIIFAVMTMVAISGISLVKTRWRTTWGAVSGARI
- a CDS encoding Rrf2 family transcriptional regulator, which codes for MLSSACQDTIRAAVWLSTKEKGEFHRIQVISEALDLPFHFLAKSLQKLVHAGILISQRGAAGGVTLAKEASDITLISIIEAVDGTVFFDNCVLGIGECEAEKPCALHAQWDVWRQEMLEMYSAMRLSEITDDVLLRKVKRI
- a CDS encoding ABC transporter ATP-binding protein, which translates into the protein MSAKPFLKIDNVDKIFPLGGGKEYVALRNVQIDIRENEIISIIGHSGCGKSTILNLIAGLDSITNGTILLEGQHIKAPGPERAVVFQNHSLLPWLTVYQNIEMAVKKVLGDDLSPQELREHVTKYVDMVNLTHAKDKYPGEISGGMKQRVGIARALAIEPKVLLMDEPFGALDSLTRANLQDHLMRIQMQTGNTVVIITHDVDEAVLLSDRVIMMTNGPEATIGEVLEVNLPRPRKRLELQNNAEYIRCREAIVEFLYSKFAKEDE
- a CDS encoding bifunctional protein-serine/threonine kinase/phosphatase: MLKLHASEFILPKDATTGDDACGYGIIDNTLMVSVLCDGVGSAARGGTAARQCVKFFLDQFKNRPRAWDIPKTMEVFTRHINSLLFKESMTQYGKIELLTTLCLAIIEGENLYTLNLGDSRIYLLKKNGEFIQLSDDHTMDEEYLSHVLTSACGLSENIDPAIRTTTIEAGDTLVLCSDGVYTLLEESDFRDLIQKGLGASTIIHNAAQTSEPKNRDDMALQLFRIESLDPLHAMKNSPLPIPKTLDEGQIIDGYTLISPMMEHRRIWKVLKDSEMYVMKFPLNDDEDSLDAFVREAWYAKQISHKAFPHAWVPEHRSMRYYLMERVEGINLKEYLKNRTLSVDNAIELGKFLHRAEAHLLHLGLVHGDIKPDNILVYQRDGEAGVHYKMVDFGSVVEIFSQNSRAGTPTYIAPERFSGSVINESSEIFSIGVTLYWALTAHFPYGEIEPFQNPTFKTPKRPSKLNSNIPLWLDSVIMRSIAISPDQRYRHYSELFYDLKDPQKVKPYFSSSTPLIERSPVTFYKIGFIILLMLEIITFYLYVTK
- a CDS encoding CmpA/NrtA family ABC transporter substrate-binding protein gives rise to the protein MLSMAAVMAIAAPEKKEVKIGFIALTDCAPIVIAKEKGFFAKQGLNVDVVKEGGGWAGIQQKVISGEYDYSHALAGMPLAASVGISGNTPMYALLSLDYNGNAITFGNKVIDEMEKYGLDTVKRPVSSASLKKLIDAKRAAEGAKYKPLEFGMVFPVSTHNYEIRYWMSANGIDPDADTTLKVVPPPQMVANLQAGNIDGYCVGEPWNERAVMANLGSSLVTNYDIWNNNPEKVLMSTKAFADKNPETTQAVMRAIIEAQKWLDASWNNRKEASAILSKKEYVNAPKDVIDNSMTGTFQYLKGKPTEPNPMFNVFANYYAAYPYYSHGMWFLTQMVRWGQITKPIDMKKTVEAVYRPDLFAKAAKSVGYSLPPSPWKIDGKDPFNKFVDGKIFDPNRAVDYIYDNKVNHAKVTKAAMMKANNWKVKTAQPTYVCPYGPAGCASPKYVK
- a CDS encoding ATP-binding protein, with the translated sequence MKRKIGKFKNSIANLELHDRVLRENTLILAEPGSGKTHLANKIREFVIDNGIPTLYLDFSDPEIDQIEERFKHGSEFHYMRFDESDAFDAAVDAAIGERKNIYMAVNPSYFASKRDIKSKLSRMMQKRELLDNYYYFMQDIANVEGFHAKFEDFIFYIFDLVNLKKFGLTFLAQPSEIFENPRIKLLFSFLFIGRCSNAYYYNTTVLRNMKPHTFLYQHRVDNRSLLFNNIQSDIVHIDL